A part of Streptomyces sp. NBC_01235 genomic DNA contains:
- the pdxR gene encoding MocR-like pyridoxine biosynthesis transcription factor PdxR translates to MTSSGTNPDGPSSTSGASGTSGSAAWEVLLPAASAPPRARGRALQAALRDAVRSGRLAQGTRLPSSRDLAADLGVSRGLVTEAYEQLTAEGYLRSGRGAGTWVGGAVRAARPRARDLAPRSPGARADFVPGTPDLSLFPRAAWAAAQRAVLAELPHHELGYPDPRGLPRLRTALAGLLSRRRGVVADPERLVVVSGVAQATALLGLALHARGTDAVGVEDPGSPQHSSLYAAAGVTAVPLPLDAEGPAMDPLRSSGVRAVVTTPAHQFPTGIAYSARRRTELLDWARSVDGFVLEDDYDGDFRYDRAPVGALQGLDPERVAYTGSVSKSLAPGLRLGWLLVPEALAEEVVERKRTMDLGHPTLDQALFARFVERGDYDRQLRRCQRAYRERRDILVGALQDHFPGARVTGIAAGLHVIAELPERYGPQRTFLERAAAAGVEVRALSEYVHARAEDDGAEVRLVLGYAHVPPARIRDGVRLMREATGR, encoded by the coding sequence ATGACGTCATCGGGGACCAATCCTGACGGCCCGTCCAGCACGTCCGGCGCATCCGGCACATCCGGCTCGGCGGCCTGGGAGGTGCTGCTGCCGGCCGCTTCCGCCCCGCCGCGCGCGCGTGGCCGTGCGCTTCAGGCCGCGCTGCGGGACGCGGTGCGCTCGGGGCGGCTCGCGCAGGGCACCCGGCTGCCGTCGAGCCGCGACCTCGCCGCCGACCTCGGGGTGTCACGCGGGCTGGTCACGGAGGCGTACGAGCAGTTGACGGCCGAGGGCTATCTGCGCAGCGGCCGGGGCGCCGGCACCTGGGTGGGCGGCGCCGTACGGGCGGCCCGGCCACGCGCGCGTGACCTCGCTCCGCGCTCCCCGGGTGCCCGGGCCGACTTCGTACCGGGGACACCGGACCTGTCACTGTTCCCGCGCGCCGCCTGGGCCGCCGCGCAACGGGCTGTGCTCGCCGAGCTGCCCCACCACGAGCTCGGCTATCCCGACCCGCGCGGGCTGCCCCGGCTGCGCACCGCCCTCGCCGGACTCCTCTCCCGCCGCCGGGGCGTGGTCGCCGACCCGGAGCGCCTCGTGGTCGTCTCGGGCGTGGCCCAGGCGACGGCGCTGCTCGGCCTCGCACTGCACGCGCGCGGGACGGACGCCGTCGGCGTCGAGGACCCCGGGAGCCCCCAGCACAGCTCCCTGTACGCGGCTGCGGGCGTCACCGCCGTACCCCTCCCGCTCGACGCCGAGGGGCCGGCCATGGACCCGCTCCGGTCGTCCGGCGTACGGGCCGTGGTGACGACGCCCGCGCACCAGTTCCCCACCGGCATCGCGTACTCCGCGCGGCGGCGCACCGAACTGCTCGACTGGGCACGGTCCGTGGACGGCTTCGTGCTGGAGGACGACTACGACGGCGACTTCCGCTACGACCGCGCTCCCGTGGGCGCGCTCCAGGGCCTGGACCCGGAGCGCGTGGCCTACACCGGGTCGGTCAGCAAGTCCCTCGCGCCGGGTCTGCGGCTGGGCTGGCTGCTCGTCCCCGAGGCGCTGGCCGAGGAGGTCGTCGAGCGCAAGCGGACGATGGACCTCGGCCATCCCACCCTCGACCAGGCGCTGTTCGCCCGGTTCGTGGAGCGCGGCGACTACGACCGTCAGCTGCGCCGCTGCCAGCGGGCCTACCGGGAGCGCCGGGACATCCTCGTGGGCGCGCTCCAGGATCACTTCCCCGGGGCGCGGGTGACGGGGATCGCGGCGGGACTGCACGTCATCGCCGAGCTTCCGGAGCGGTACGGGCCTCAGCGGACGTTTCTGGAACGGGCGGCCGCGGCCGGCGTCGAGGTGCGTGCGCTGAGCGAGTACGTACACGCGCGTGCCGAGGACGACGGGGCGGAGGTCCGTCTCGTCCTCGGCTACGCGCACGTGCCGCCCGCGCGCATCCGGGACGGGGTCCGGCTGATGAGGGAGGCCACCGGGCGGTGA
- a CDS encoding ABC transporter permease, giving the protein MGTTAFTPALHAEWIKIRTLRSQIACLCAMLLATVAFSALSGLGADGDDVDPLFSAFFGVSFGQIAAVAFGTTALSAEFQGGALRLSLAAVPHRGRWFAAKLTAIALPVLAVGLATGLVTLAVGSAVLGEKAEGLGTAEGLRGVTGCAVYLTLMALLAAGLTTVLRSGVGALSILVPFLLIVSFVLGDLSGNAADFLPDRAGQVALHSRWDGILDPWTGLAVTALWTATAITAGAWRVRRRDA; this is encoded by the coding sequence ATGGGAACCACGGCGTTCACGCCCGCACTCCACGCCGAGTGGATCAAGATTCGTACGCTGCGCTCACAGATCGCCTGCCTGTGCGCGATGTTGCTCGCCACGGTCGCGTTCTCCGCGCTGTCCGGTCTCGGCGCCGACGGCGACGACGTCGATCCCCTCTTCTCCGCCTTCTTCGGCGTGAGCTTCGGCCAGATCGCGGCGGTCGCCTTCGGCACCACGGCCCTCTCCGCCGAGTTCCAGGGCGGCGCCCTGCGCCTGTCGCTGGCCGCGGTGCCCCACCGGGGTCGCTGGTTCGCCGCCAAGCTGACGGCGATCGCCCTGCCGGTACTGGCCGTCGGCCTGGCCACGGGCCTGGTGACCCTGGCCGTGGGCAGCGCGGTGCTGGGGGAGAAGGCAGAGGGGCTGGGCACGGCGGAGGGCCTGCGCGGGGTGACCGGTTGCGCGGTCTACCTGACCCTGATGGCCCTGCTGGCCGCCGGTCTGACGACGGTCCTGCGCAGCGGAGTGGGCGCGCTGAGCATCCTCGTGCCCTTCCTCCTCATCGTGTCCTTCGTGCTCGGCGACCTGTCCGGCAACGCCGCCGACTTCCTGCCCGACCGGGCCGGGCAGGTGGCCCTCCACAGCCGGTGGGACGGCATTCTGGACCCATGGACCGGCCTGGCGGTGACCGCCCTCTGGACGGCGACGGCGATCACGGCCGGGGCGTGGCGGGTGAGGCGCAGGGACGCCTGA
- a CDS encoding ROK family transcriptional regulator, giving the protein MGQLTGGDPSLLRRINSAVVLHALRAADCSTLTEITRVTGLSRPTVEGVVEDLIQAGLVVEKAAEEGAARRQGRPARRFRFRAEAGHLLGVEIGSHRVAALLADLDGRVLGAQVKDVDESAPADERLERVRSAVAELLRRAGVPRSSLRAVGVATPGIVEADGTVRLGTALPEWTGLRLGERLSRSFRCPVLVENDANAAAVAEHWKGAATESDDVVFVLAGLSPGAGSLIGGRLHRGYGGAAGEIGALHLLGREVTPETLLSTTDEPLHPLDEQAVAKVFAQAREGDQRARAAVDRFIQRLVHDVAALVLALDPELVVVGGWAAGLDGVLEPLRHELARYCLRPPRVTLSLLGEAAVATGALRLALDHVEEQLFAVEGTVTARR; this is encoded by the coding sequence TTGGGGCAGCTGACCGGCGGGGATCCCTCGCTGTTGCGACGGATCAATTCCGCGGTGGTGCTGCACGCGCTGCGTGCCGCGGACTGCTCGACGCTCACGGAGATCACCCGCGTGACGGGGCTGTCCCGGCCGACCGTCGAGGGGGTCGTCGAGGATCTGATCCAGGCGGGGCTCGTCGTCGAGAAGGCGGCCGAGGAGGGTGCCGCCCGGCGGCAGGGGCGGCCCGCGCGGCGGTTCCGGTTCCGGGCGGAGGCCGGGCATCTGCTGGGCGTGGAGATCGGGTCGCATCGAGTGGCCGCGCTGCTGGCCGACCTGGACGGCCGGGTGCTGGGCGCGCAGGTCAAGGACGTCGACGAGAGCGCCCCGGCGGACGAGAGGCTGGAGCGGGTGCGGTCTGCGGTCGCCGAGCTGCTGCGCCGGGCGGGCGTGCCGCGCAGCTCCCTGCGGGCGGTGGGGGTCGCCACGCCCGGGATCGTCGAGGCGGACGGGACCGTGCGGCTGGGCACGGCGCTGCCCGAGTGGACGGGGCTGCGGCTGGGCGAGCGGCTGAGTCGTTCCTTCAGGTGTCCGGTGCTGGTGGAGAACGACGCCAACGCGGCGGCCGTGGCCGAGCACTGGAAGGGGGCTGCCACCGAGTCCGACGACGTCGTCTTCGTGCTGGCCGGGCTGAGTCCGGGCGCCGGCTCGCTGATCGGGGGGCGGCTGCACCGGGGGTACGGCGGGGCGGCCGGGGAGATCGGCGCGCTGCATCTGCTGGGGCGGGAGGTGACCCCTGAGACGCTGCTGTCCACGACGGACGAGCCGCTGCATCCGTTGGACGAGCAGGCGGTCGCGAAGGTGTTCGCGCAGGCGCGCGAGGGCGACCAGCGGGCCCGGGCCGCGGTGGACCGCTTCATCCAGCGGCTGGTGCACGACGTGGCCGCGCTGGTCCTGGCGCTCGACCCGGAGCTGGTCGTGGTCGGCGGCTGGGCGGCCGGTCTGGACGGCGTACTGGAGCCTCTGCGCCACGAGTTGGCGCGCTACTGTCTGCGGCCGCCGAGGGTGACCCTGTCACTGCTCGGAGAGGCGGCGGTGGCGACGGGGGCGCTGCGGCTCGCCCTCGACCACGTGGAGGAGCAGTTGTTCGCGGTGGAGGGGACGGTGACCGCGCGGCGGTGA
- a CDS encoding ABC transporter ATP-binding protein — translation MTSIDVHDLTKEYGPRRAVDRLTFSVRAGRVTGFLGPNGAGKSTTLRLVLGLDRPTSGTATLGGRTYAALREPLRHVGALLDAQAAHGSRTGRDHLLALAASNRIPVRRVDKVLEETGLAPAARRRAKTYSLGMRQRLGIAAALLGDPAVVLLDEPSNGLDPEGIVWIRGLLRRLAAEGRTVFVSSHLMNETASFADHLVVLGRGRLLADTPMRDFIDARVQPRVRIRTTDPTALKSALAGHGHDAVEHPDGHWSVHHARVDDIGRLVSDAGVPLLELTAEEGTLEQAYLDLTAADAEFAAPHHQEA, via the coding sequence ATGACCAGCATCGACGTCCACGACCTCACCAAGGAGTACGGCCCCCGGCGGGCCGTGGACCGCCTCACCTTCAGCGTGCGGGCCGGCCGTGTCACCGGCTTCCTCGGCCCCAACGGCGCGGGCAAGTCCACGACCCTGCGACTCGTCCTCGGCCTCGACCGGCCCACCTCGGGTACCGCCACCCTCGGCGGGCGGACCTACGCCGCCCTGCGCGAACCCCTGCGGCACGTCGGCGCCCTGCTCGACGCGCAGGCCGCGCACGGCTCCCGGACCGGCCGCGACCATCTGCTCGCCCTGGCGGCGAGCAACCGCATCCCCGTCCGCCGGGTCGACAAGGTGCTGGAGGAGACCGGGCTCGCCCCGGCCGCGCGGCGCCGGGCGAAGACCTACTCCCTGGGCATGCGTCAACGCCTCGGCATCGCCGCCGCCCTGCTCGGCGACCCCGCAGTCGTGCTCCTCGACGAGCCGTCCAACGGGCTCGACCCCGAAGGCATCGTCTGGATCCGCGGGTTGCTGAGGCGGCTGGCCGCGGAAGGCCGCACCGTGTTCGTCTCCAGCCACCTCATGAACGAGACCGCGTCCTTCGCCGACCACCTCGTCGTCCTCGGCCGGGGCCGCCTGCTGGCCGACACCCCCATGCGGGACTTCATCGACGCGCGCGTGCAGCCCCGCGTACGCATCCGTACGACCGACCCGACCGCGCTGAAGAGTGCCCTCGCCGGGCACGGCCACGACGCCGTGGAACATCCCGACGGGCACTGGAGCGTGCACCACGCGCGCGTGGACGACATCGGCCGCCTCGTGTCCGACGCCGGAGTCCCCCTGCTCGAACTGACCGCGGAGGAAGGCACGCTGGAGCAGGCCTACCTCGACCTGACCGCCGCCGACGCCGAGTTCGCGGCCCCGCACCACCAGGAGGCCTGA
- a CDS encoding sensor histidine kinase yields the protein MGRFLRPLLRGTTYTRLLHLWVPMLVVSVWMYIDPSRPWVPALLLVPLGLVPAVRTGEGVQARLLLLPGDPDPGFSVAPSATWRDRLRTVLWLEARMGLGAVALFACVWLPAMVYDLAVGAGGRVADDIPLPGDAAPGWWLALLIPVPLLALYGTVVGLGELVTAVARGLLGPSAAERLAALEERTEQLLERNRIARELHDSIGHALTVAVVQAGAARAARDPEFTDRALDAIEETGRAALEDLERVLGVLREAERPLNSRPTLADADRLLESARVSGAKVDAEVTGPLEAVPGPVSREGYRILQEALTNVLRHAGAVPVRVRVGVSDGLLRLEVRNPLAAGIPGPGRGSGLRGIRERAALLGGRASTGPDAGDWQVHAELPLK from the coding sequence ATGGGCCGCTTCCTGCGCCCGCTGCTGCGGGGGACGACGTACACACGACTGCTGCACCTGTGGGTGCCGATGCTGGTCGTGAGCGTCTGGATGTACATCGACCCGTCGAGGCCATGGGTGCCCGCCCTGCTGCTCGTCCCGCTCGGCCTGGTCCCCGCCGTGCGCACCGGCGAGGGGGTGCAGGCCCGGCTCCTGCTCCTGCCCGGCGACCCCGACCCCGGCTTCTCCGTGGCACCCTCGGCGACCTGGCGGGACCGGCTGCGCACGGTGCTGTGGCTGGAGGCCCGGATGGGCCTCGGCGCGGTGGCGCTGTTCGCGTGCGTGTGGCTGCCCGCCATGGTCTACGACCTGGCCGTCGGCGCGGGCGGGCGGGTGGCGGACGACATACCTCTCCCCGGCGACGCGGCGCCGGGCTGGTGGCTCGCGCTGCTCATCCCCGTCCCCCTGCTCGCTCTGTACGGCACCGTCGTGGGCTTGGGCGAGCTGGTCACCGCCGTCGCGCGCGGGCTGCTCGGTCCGTCGGCCGCCGAACGGCTGGCCGCCTTGGAGGAGCGCACCGAACAGCTCCTGGAGCGCAACCGCATCGCCCGCGAGTTGCACGACTCCATCGGGCACGCGCTGACGGTGGCGGTGGTGCAGGCGGGCGCGGCGAGGGCGGCTCGCGACCCGGAGTTCACGGACCGCGCGCTCGACGCGATCGAGGAGACCGGACGGGCCGCCCTGGAGGACCTGGAGCGCGTGCTCGGGGTACTGCGCGAGGCCGAGCGGCCGCTGAACAGCCGGCCGACGCTCGCCGACGCCGACCGGTTGCTGGAGTCCGCGCGCGTGTCCGGTGCGAAGGTCGACGCGGAGGTGACCGGCCCCCTGGAGGCGGTGCCGGGACCGGTGTCCCGTGAGGGCTATCGCATCCTCCAGGAGGCGCTGACCAATGTGCTGCGGCACGCGGGCGCGGTCCCGGTCCGGGTCCGGGTGGGGGTTTCGGACGGTCTGCTGCGCCTGGAGGTGCGCAATCCGCTGGCGGCCGGCATACCCGGCCCCGGGCGGGGCAGCGGGCTGCGCGGGATACGCGAGCGCGCGGCCCTGCTCGGGGGACGGGCCTCGACCGGGCCGGACGCGGGAGACTGGCAGGTACACGCAGAACTGCCGCTGAAGTGA
- a CDS encoding alpha/beta fold hydrolase gives MSATVSFAVPSPSGPLPVTVSYARAGEGEPLLLLHGIGHHRQAWDPVVDILAAEREVIAVDLPGFGVSPALPDGLAYDLPTTAAVFGAFCEALELDHPHVAGNSLGGLLALELGREKLVRSVTALSPAGFWSEAERRYAFGVLMTMRQISRRLPLPLVERMARTAAGRTALTSTIYARPSRRSPEAVVAETLALAQATGFDQTLRAGTTVRFTDDIPEIPVTVGWGTRDWLLVRRQGLRAKQVIPAARLVRLPGCGHCPMNDDPALVARLILDAGR, from the coding sequence ATGTCCGCCACCGTCTCCTTCGCGGTCCCCTCCCCCAGCGGCCCGCTGCCCGTCACCGTCTCCTACGCGCGCGCGGGAGAGGGCGAGCCGCTGCTCCTGCTGCACGGCATCGGTCATCACCGGCAGGCCTGGGACCCGGTGGTGGACATCCTGGCCGCCGAGCGCGAGGTGATCGCCGTGGACCTGCCCGGCTTCGGCGTCTCCCCGGCCCTGCCGGACGGGCTCGCCTACGACCTGCCCACGACGGCCGCGGTGTTCGGCGCGTTCTGCGAGGCGCTGGAGCTGGACCACCCCCATGTGGCCGGCAACTCCCTCGGCGGTCTGCTCGCCCTGGAACTCGGCCGGGAGAAGCTCGTACGGTCCGTCACCGCTCTGTCCCCGGCCGGGTTCTGGTCGGAGGCCGAGCGGCGCTACGCCTTCGGCGTCCTGATGACGATGCGGCAGATCTCCCGCCGGCTGCCGCTGCCTCTCGTCGAGCGGATGGCGCGCACGGCGGCCGGCCGTACGGCCCTCACCAGCACCATCTACGCCCGCCCGAGCCGCCGCTCACCCGAGGCCGTGGTCGCCGAGACGCTGGCCCTGGCACAGGCCACCGGGTTCGACCAGACCCTGCGGGCCGGCACCACCGTCCGGTTCACCGACGACATCCCCGAGATCCCGGTCACGGTCGGCTGGGGCACCCGCGACTGGCTGCTCGTGCGCCGTCAGGGCCTGCGCGCCAAGCAGGTCATCCCGGCCGCGCGCCTGGTGCGGCTGCCCGGCTGCGGTCACTGCCCGATGAACGACGACCCGGCGCTCGTCGCGCGCCTGATTCTCGACGCCGGCCGCTGA
- a CDS encoding GntR family transcriptional regulator: MGTTQLESVPEPKYWHLKTVLSEALDSEFTVGEILPNERELAARFGVARATLRQALEQLELEGRLQRRRGVGTTVAPPRMGVAVGSEQQVWPGTGDDAWQAVDCTLAAPPAAVATALETARDQAVHIVRRSRVSHGQPVAAELLYVPRTSVPDLAAIDAPSEAARARAVLRELQHLELQGQDRAVELGSARADDAKELDRLPGAPVLVVTTRFFAEGRTAALSVATYRADTCRLTFGASGGVEIHHGPERQAS, encoded by the coding sequence GTGGGGACCACGCAACTGGAATCGGTACCGGAACCGAAGTACTGGCATCTCAAGACGGTGCTCAGCGAGGCACTCGACTCCGAATTCACGGTGGGCGAGATCCTGCCCAACGAGCGTGAGCTGGCCGCCCGCTTCGGCGTCGCCCGCGCGACGCTCCGTCAGGCGCTGGAGCAGCTCGAACTGGAGGGCCGGCTGCAACGCCGCCGTGGCGTCGGCACCACCGTGGCGCCGCCGCGGATGGGCGTCGCCGTCGGCTCCGAACAGCAGGTCTGGCCGGGGACGGGCGACGACGCCTGGCAGGCCGTCGACTGCACACTCGCGGCTCCGCCCGCGGCCGTAGCCACCGCCCTGGAGACCGCCCGCGACCAGGCCGTGCACATCGTGCGCCGCTCGCGGGTCTCGCACGGCCAGCCCGTCGCCGCGGAACTGCTCTACGTCCCCCGGACGTCGGTGCCCGACCTCGCCGCGATCGACGCCCCGTCCGAGGCGGCACGCGCGCGTGCCGTGCTGCGCGAGCTCCAGCACCTGGAACTACAGGGCCAGGACCGCGCCGTGGAGCTGGGCTCGGCCCGCGCGGACGACGCCAAGGAACTCGACCGGCTCCCCGGCGCGCCCGTCCTCGTCGTCACCACCCGCTTCTTCGCCGAGGGCCGCACCGCGGCGCTCTCCGTGGCCACGTATCGCGCTGACACATGCCGCCTGACGTTCGGCGCGTCCGGCGGCGTGGAGATACACCACGGCCCGGAGCGGCAGGCGTCCTGA
- a CDS encoding recombinase family protein, translating to MSRINSESNSPLRVSPYARISDTDEERAPGIDRQLRTVHPLIASRDAVQTRDYTDNDKSAYKPEVFRDDFEAWLQDFIDDKNDGIAAWDLDRVFRQNTDLERVIKAYCDAYLKQKRPKPVLWLPSMTLDLTDPDGQTIARMLVAVANQSSAKTVKRVTDFYRDEALKGKIYSNYPAFYRNKDGSINAEKAAITFKAIEDVFAGVRPTAIADEWRTKGITTARGGRVNGDSVRRILIDPGIAGLAVYRKELLIGTDGEPIKRQDGGLTDEATWRAVCKELETKPGRRRKPTKALLSKFLRCGLCGSRMVRTRKTDTYFMYACQSIDAGGCARVAISGPRLDKQITALVLAYLSQPIDAVEDTPFEGQARLDEVTAKIAELMTAYRTGAMSGSIVFPSIKELEDEQKVLQGQAAKHVRMKRKVTTAADEWDDIGLERQQAIIGEVFEVIVIMPASNPKGGVYEAERAKPVWRSPEK from the coding sequence GTGAGCAGGATCAATTCAGAATCGAATTCGCCTTTGAGGGTCAGCCCTTATGCTCGCATCTCTGACACGGATGAAGAGCGGGCACCTGGCATCGATCGACAGTTGCGGACAGTGCACCCGCTTATCGCCTCGCGGGATGCCGTCCAAACGCGCGACTATACAGACAACGACAAGTCGGCCTATAAGCCGGAGGTCTTTCGCGATGACTTCGAAGCCTGGCTTCAGGACTTTATCGATGACAAGAACGATGGCATAGCCGCGTGGGATCTCGACCGCGTCTTTCGGCAGAACACAGACCTTGAACGGGTCATCAAGGCGTACTGCGATGCCTACTTGAAGCAGAAGCGTCCTAAGCCGGTGTTGTGGCTACCCTCAATGACCCTGGATCTTACCGATCCAGATGGACAGACCATTGCGCGCATGCTGGTCGCTGTCGCCAACCAGTCGAGCGCAAAGACGGTGAAGCGCGTCACTGACTTCTACCGCGATGAGGCCTTGAAGGGAAAGATCTACAGCAACTACCCCGCCTTCTATCGGAACAAAGATGGTTCCATCAACGCCGAGAAGGCAGCCATCACGTTCAAAGCGATTGAGGACGTGTTCGCGGGCGTGCGTCCAACGGCCATCGCCGATGAATGGCGCACGAAGGGCATCACGACAGCGCGCGGTGGTCGTGTGAACGGTGATTCGGTGCGACGCATCCTCATTGACCCCGGCATCGCTGGCCTTGCTGTCTATCGTAAGGAACTGCTGATTGGAACAGATGGCGAGCCAATCAAGCGTCAGGACGGCGGGCTAACAGACGAGGCGACTTGGCGGGCGGTATGTAAGGAGTTGGAAACCAAGCCTGGACGGCGGCGGAAGCCAACAAAAGCGCTTCTCAGTAAGTTTCTCCGTTGCGGCCTGTGTGGTTCGCGCATGGTACGCACTCGCAAGACAGACACCTATTTCATGTACGCCTGCCAGTCGATTGACGCTGGCGGGTGTGCCAGGGTGGCGATCTCCGGTCCCAGGCTAGACAAGCAAATCACTGCCTTGGTGCTGGCCTACCTCAGCCAGCCGATCGATGCCGTAGAAGACACGCCTTTCGAAGGGCAAGCGCGGCTCGATGAAGTGACGGCCAAGATTGCCGAACTGATGACCGCTTACCGCACTGGTGCGATGTCAGGTTCGATCGTGTTTCCCTCGATCAAGGAGCTTGAGGATGAGCAGAAGGTTCTTCAGGGGCAAGCAGCCAAGCACGTCCGCATGAAGCGGAAGGTCACGACCGCTGCTGATGAATGGGACGACATCGGGCTTGAGCGCCAACAGGCCATCATCGGTGAAGTCTTTGAAGTCATCGTCATCATGCCCGCCAGCAACCCAAAGGGCGGCGTGTATGAAGCAGAGCGGGCGAAGCCAGTTTGGCGTTCACCCGAGAAGTAG
- a CDS encoding NADPH-dependent F420 reductase, with protein MRYAVLGTGEVGRTLGGKLVELGHTVVLGSRTKDNPTALEWARGAGKGASAGTFAEAAATAEVVVNAVAGRASLAALEAAGASHLDGKVVVDVSNPLAFEDGEARLSPVESDSVGEQIQRAFPHARVVKSLNTVNCQVMVDPARVPGEHQIFVCGEDADAKEQVTALLGEFGWPADRVLDLGGIRAARSVEMWLPLWLDLMRRFGHADFNLELRRAR; from the coding sequence GTGCGGTACGCGGTGCTGGGTACGGGCGAGGTCGGTCGCACTTTGGGCGGAAAGCTGGTGGAGCTGGGGCACACGGTGGTCCTGGGTTCGCGCACGAAGGACAACCCGACAGCCCTCGAGTGGGCGCGGGGAGCGGGGAAGGGGGCGAGCGCCGGTACGTTCGCGGAGGCGGCCGCCACTGCCGAGGTGGTCGTGAACGCGGTGGCCGGGCGGGCGTCGCTGGCCGCGCTTGAGGCGGCCGGGGCGTCCCACCTCGACGGGAAGGTCGTGGTGGACGTCTCCAACCCACTCGCGTTCGAGGACGGAGAGGCGCGGCTGTCGCCCGTGGAGTCGGACAGCGTGGGCGAGCAGATCCAGCGGGCGTTTCCGCACGCGCGCGTGGTGAAGTCCCTCAACACCGTCAACTGTCAGGTGATGGTGGATCCCGCGCGCGTGCCGGGCGAGCACCAGATCTTCGTGTGCGGGGAGGACGCGGACGCCAAGGAACAGGTCACGGCGCTGCTCGGGGAGTTCGGCTGGCCGGCGGACCGGGTGCTCGACCTGGGCGGCATCCGGGCGGCGCGGAGCGTGGAGATGTGGCTGCCGCTGTGGCTGGACCTCATGCGGCGCTTCGGTCACGCGGACTTCAACCTGGAGCTGCGCAGAGCGCGTTGA
- a CDS encoding response regulator transcription factor translates to MPVTVLIVDDEPLVRAGLRAVLEAQSDIEVVGEAADGAAVIPLVRRLRPDVVAMDVRMPLMDGIEATRAVLRTVAEPPKILVVTTFENDEYVYEALRAGADGFLLKRARPAEIVHAVRLVAEGESLLFPASVRRLAAEYGDGGGNRAARDTLERARLTEREAEVLRLVARGMSNAEIAARLVVGTETVKTHVSAVLAKLGARDRTQAVITAYESGFVAPG, encoded by the coding sequence ATGCCGGTGACCGTACTCATCGTCGACGACGAACCCCTGGTCCGCGCCGGGCTTCGAGCCGTGCTGGAGGCGCAGTCCGACATCGAGGTGGTCGGGGAGGCGGCGGATGGGGCGGCGGTGATCCCACTGGTGCGGCGGCTGCGGCCGGACGTGGTCGCCATGGACGTACGCATGCCGCTGATGGACGGTATCGAGGCCACCCGCGCGGTGCTGCGGACGGTGGCCGAGCCGCCGAAGATCCTGGTCGTGACGACCTTCGAGAACGACGAGTACGTGTACGAGGCGCTGCGAGCGGGCGCGGACGGGTTTCTGCTGAAGCGCGCCCGGCCCGCCGAGATCGTGCACGCGGTGCGTCTGGTGGCCGAGGGCGAGTCACTGCTGTTCCCGGCGTCGGTGCGGCGGCTGGCCGCCGAATACGGCGACGGAGGAGGCAACCGGGCGGCCCGGGACACCCTGGAGCGGGCCCGGCTGACCGAGCGGGAGGCCGAGGTGCTGCGGCTGGTGGCGCGCGGAATGTCGAACGCGGAGATCGCCGCGCGGCTCGTCGTCGGCACGGAGACGGTCAAGACCCATGTCAGCGCGGTACTGGCGAAACTCGGGGCGCGCGACCGGACGCAGGCGGTGATCACGGCGTACGAGTCGGGGTTCGTCGCGCCGGGCTGA